GCATTGGGATCCGCTGCATGGTCAAAGTTTCTGTACATGGAATGTTTTCTGTAGAGTATAAGTTTGCCATCTCTACTTGCGATGGGCCCAGTAGCTAGGCAAGCGAGTCGGATTCGGGCCGGCCATGGTCCTGCGGCGCATGTTTCTCCCTGGTGGCGATTGGGCGTTGGAGCGACGGGGGGCGGCCTCCGGAGTGGTGGAGCACAAGCAGCCGTTCTTGGTTGTTTTGGGCCCACAGTCTGAGGCTGCTGCGACGTGGTGCAGCTCGAGACGATCCGCTCGCCGCAGTGGAACGGGTGGACCTGCGGATAACTAATAACTGCGCAGCCGCCGCAGAGGTAGATGGCTGCTCATCGGACGAATCCTCGGATAACTCGGCGATTGTCTGCTGACGTTCCTGCATTTCGGCCGCACGCTGGAACACTTCCTCATCGTCCTCGGTGTCATTGCCATCATTAAGATCCCAGCCGGAGGAATACAGCTTGGGCTGCACATTATCGCGCTCAATGGTCAAGGTGGTTGGGCTCTGATTTCTTGGGGGTGTATGGTTGGAAGCCGCCTGAGCGATCGACTCGAAAGTGTCGCTGTCGTCGGAGTTCACCGACTCGTTCTCAGATTCAACCAGGGACGGCGGAACGGGCGAGACAACTTGGCCGATGCACAAGGCGTGTGCCGGACTGGAGCCGCAAGTGTTGCAGTACAGCAGAAGTATTGAATTGTCTGTGCGGCCGGCCAGCGCGATGCATTTTTCGGCAACGCACACCATGTCGCGACGGAAATGTTCGGCGAATGCATTGGGCTCGGTCTGCCAAGTGGCGTCCTGGCTAGACAATGCGAAGCCCCAGAGGGTCACGTCGTGGAACTCCTCGTTGTTGTTGCATAGTGGGCACTTCAAGAAGTACCCGGAAGTGTTAGCGTACACATGCAGGCATCTGCGGTGGTACCAGCCGTTCCGGCAGCATGGCGAATAAAGCATGTTCATCACATTGAAGCGCTCACCCTCCTCGACCAGCAGCTCTGTGCAGATGACACAGATGGAGTCCGAGCTGGTCGGACGACGGCGATGGGTGATCACATGGCGGTGGCAGTACGACTTGTATGTCCCACGGAACTGGTTCTGGGCGAGATTCTTGATGCCGCACTTTGTGTGAAATGTTCGACGGCATCCGGACTTGCAGCAGCCTATGTTGGCGCCCG
This region of Drosophila subpulchrella strain 33 F10 #4 breed RU33 unplaced genomic scaffold, RU_Dsub_v1.1 Primary Assembly Seq354, whole genome shotgun sequence genomic DNA includes:
- the LOC119560276 gene encoding PHD finger protein 7-like is translated as MVHHNSLYLCSNLVQRGNSRVGIWRFLMDDIVAEARRCRHLICVYCQRPGANIGCCKSGCRRTFHTKCGIKNLAQNQFRGTYKSYCHRHVITHRRRPTSSDSICVICTELLVEEGERFNVMNMLYSPCCRNGWYHRRCLHVYANTSGYFLKCPLCNNNEEFHDVTLWGFALSSQDATWQTEPNAFAEHFRRDMVCVAEKCIALAGRTDNSILLLYCNTCGSSPAHALCIGQVVSPVPPSLVESENESVNSDDSDTFESIAQAASNHTPPRNQSPTTLTIERDNVQPKLYSSGWDLNDGNDTEDDEEVFQRAAEMQERQQTIAELSEDSSDEQPSTSAAAAQLLVIRRSTRSTAASGSSRAAPRRSSLRLWAQNNQERLLVLHHSGGRPPSLQRPIATREKHAPQDHGRPESDSLA